The genome window ACGTCCAGGCCGAGATCGAGAGCGCGCGCCGAATGGGTGAGCGCGCCGACCGAGATCACGTCGACTCCGGTCCTGGCGATGTCGCCGACCGTGTCGAGGCTCACGCCACCGGAGGCCTCGACCTGTGCACGGTCGCCGATCAACCCCACACCCGCCCGGAGATCCTCGAATGAGAAGTTGTCGAGCAGCACGGTGTGCGCTCCGCCGTCGAGCACGGCCGGGATCTGATCGAGCCGGTCGACCTCGACGACCACGTGGGTCGTATGGGGCAGGCGGGAGAGCGCCTGGCGCAGGGCCGTGGCGAGGTCGACACCCGAGCGCTGCAGCACGGCGAGATGGTTGTCCTTGGCCATCACTGCGTCCGACAGCGAGTAGCGGTGATTGTGCCCCCGGCCGGAGATCACGGCGTGACGCTCGAAGGCGCGCAGGCCCGGGGTGGTCTTGCGGGTGTCGGCGATGCGAGCCGAGGTACCCTCGATCGCCCGCACATAGGCATCGGTCAGGGTCGCGATGCCGCTCATCCGCTGTGCGAAGTTCAGGGCGATGCGCTCCGCGGTGAGGATGCCGCGGGCCGAACCCGAGACCGAGGCCAGCACGTCGCCGGGCGCGAAGCGATCGCCGTCGCCGACGTGCACGTCGATCGTGATCGACGGATCCGTGAGAGCGAAGGCAGCTGCGAAGACCTCGCCGCCGCTGAATATCCCGGCTTCCCTGGCGACCAGATCAGCGGTGGCGGTGGCGTCTGAGGGAAGCAGTGTCGTGCTGGTGAGATCGCCCCACGGTGCGTCCTCCTCGAGGGCTGCGCCGACGACGCGGGCGATGAGTGCGTGAGTGAGCATCAGACGGTCTCCAGGAGGTGCGAGGCGAAGGGTTCGCGGTAGTGGGCGCCGACCGATTCGGTACGGGCGAGCGCAGCGGATGCCGTGGCCTCGGCGAGCAGGAGCAGATTCGCGTCCTCGCGTTCCGCGACCGTGGCGGGTGCCGGTGTGGTGGACCGCCAGCGGATGACGGCGTCGAGAGCGCGCTCGAGCCCCTCGTCCGTGCGGAGGAGCCCGACGTCATCCCACATCAGCCGCTGCAGGGCGGAGCGACTGAACGGGCTGCTGTCCGGGTGCGGTCGATCGCCGGCGGCACCGGCGATCGTGACGCTGCGAGTGTCCGCGGGCAGGGGAGCGGGGGACGGCTTCCCGGGCATGCCCACAGCAGCGGCCGCGCGTGCGCCGAACACGGCGCCCTCCAGCAGCGAGTTGGAGGCGAGGCGGTTCGCCCCGTGCACGCCGGTGCGGGCGACCTCGCCGACGGCGAAGAGTCCGGGGATCGACGTGCGCCCGTCGAGGTCGGTGACGACTCCGCCCATCAGGTAGTGCGCGGCCGGGGTCACCGGGATGGGGTGCGTCGCCCAGTCGAACCCGCGCTCGCGTGTCACCCTGTCGATCGTCGGGAAGCGGTGCGCCAGCACGCGTGCGCCCAGCATTGTGGCGTCGAGACGAACCGGGGAACCCTGAGCTGCGGCCTGTCGCGCGATCGCCCGGGACACGACGTCGCGGGGAGCCAGCTCGCCGTCGGGGTGGGTGTCGAACACGAATCGTCGACCGTCGACATCGATGAGTGTCGCGCCCTCGCCGCGCACCGCCTCGGAGACCAGGAACGCCGGTCCCTCGGCGAGGATCGTCGGATGGAACTGCATGAACTCGAGATCCGCGACCGCCGCGCCGGCGCGCAGGGCCGCCGCGATCCCGTCGCCCGTGGTTCCCACCGGATTCGTCGTGTGCGCGTAGAGGTGGCCGGCGCCGCCGGTGGCGAGGATCACCGCGTCGGCCTCGAGGTCGGAGAGGGCGCCGTCGACGAGCACGCGGATGCCGCGCGCGACGCCGTCGTCGATCACGAGGTCGACGAGGAACGCGGCCTCGACGACGGTGATGTCCGCGCGCCGGGTGGCGGCGACCAGGGCACTCGCGATCGCGGCGCCGGTCGCATCCCCGCCGGCATGCACGATGCGGGCATGGGTGTGCGCGGCCTCGCGCCCGAGCAGCAGGTCGCCGTCAGGGCCGCGGTCGAAGGCGACTCCTCGCGCGATCAGCTCGGCGATCCGCTCGGCGGCGTCCCGGACGAGCACATCGACCGCAGCCGCGTCGGACAGCCCCGCACCCGCATCGATCGTGTCTGCGGCGTGCTGGGCCGCCGAGTCCGCCGGGCCGTAGATTCCGGCGACTCCGCCCTGCGCGAATCCGGTGCATCCGTCGCCGAGCGCACCCTTCGTGACGACCGTGACCGCGTGCCCCGCCTCGTGGGCATGCAGCGCGGCGGTGAGGCCGGCGATTCCCGATCCGACGACGACGACGTTCATCGCGCGCTCGCCACCACCGGCGGCTTCGCCGCCAGCATCCGCTCCAGGGCGATCCGCGCGGGGTCGGCCACGTCTGCCGTCACCGTGATCCGGTTGGGAGTGCGGCCCGCCACGAGCTCCTCCAGCACCCACGCCAGGTATCCGGGGTGGATGCGGTACATCGTCGAGCACGGGCACACCACGGGGTCGAGGCAGAAGATCTCGTGCTGGGGGAACTGCGCGGCCAGCCGGCGTACGAGGTTGATCTCGGTGCCGATCGCGAAGGTCGTGGGCTCTGTCGCGGCGGCGATCGCCCG of Microbacterium sp. LWH13-1.2 contains these proteins:
- the nadC gene encoding carboxylating nicotinate-nucleotide diphosphorylase; translation: MLTHALIARVVGAALEEDAPWGDLTSTTLLPSDATATADLVAREAGIFSGGEVFAAAFALTDPSITIDVHVGDGDRFAPGDVLASVSGSARGILTAERIALNFAQRMSGIATLTDAYVRAIEGTSARIADTRKTTPGLRAFERHAVISGRGHNHRYSLSDAVMAKDNHLAVLQRSGVDLATALRQALSRLPHTTHVVVEVDRLDQIPAVLDGGAHTVLLDNFSFEDLRAGVGLIGDRAQVEASGGVSLDTVGDIARTGVDVISVGALTHSARALDLGLDVRID
- the nadB gene encoding L-aspartate oxidase encodes the protein MNVVVVGSGIAGLTAALHAHEAGHAVTVVTKGALGDGCTGFAQGGVAGIYGPADSAAQHAADTIDAGAGLSDAAAVDVLVRDAAERIAELIARGVAFDRGPDGDLLLGREAAHTHARIVHAGGDATGAAIASALVAATRRADITVVEAAFLVDLVIDDGVARGIRVLVDGALSDLEADAVILATGGAGHLYAHTTNPVGTTGDGIAAALRAGAAVADLEFMQFHPTILAEGPAFLVSEAVRGEGATLIDVDGRRFVFDTHPDGELAPRDVVSRAIARQAAAQGSPVRLDATMLGARVLAHRFPTIDRVTRERGFDWATHPIPVTPAAHYLMGGVVTDLDGRTSIPGLFAVGEVARTGVHGANRLASNSLLEGAVFGARAAAAVGMPGKPSPAPLPADTRSVTIAGAAGDRPHPDSSPFSRSALQRLMWDDVGLLRTDEGLERALDAVIRWRSTTPAPATVAEREDANLLLLAEATASAALARTESVGAHYREPFASHLLETV